gttccttggttataaatgtcatttaataattggttctatcaaaaaACATGGAACAggcttattaaactgcaaaaactttgtcaatGAAGTTTCTTTACCAACTGGTAAAGAAACTTCACCACCTCCACCCTAAATGAGTAACATGTAAATTGGATCAGAGCACTTTAAAAAGGATTATTATGCATTTTATACAGAAATGACAATGTAGcacaatacttatttatttatttatttacatgtttACTGCCTCACctacttattttatatattccGTTTTCCTGGATCAAGACCTAAGGTGACTTCTAAAGCCAGGATCCAAAGACAACATTCTCTGCAATCACCCAAATAAGAAATTACTCCAAAGCATAGGGTTGGTAACATATACATTGGTGGAATGGGATTTGTAATGCGGAAGTACTGGTGATTTGAGTTTGGGGCTGGGTAAAGTACATGCCACCCCCAAAATAGGTTCCTTTGGGATCAATCATATTCGATGTGTGACGGGAAGAGACCTCAGGGTCAGCGTGGGATGGCACAGAGCTGATAAAAGGGTGGGATGTTGCCCAAGCCACTCATCTGAGGAGTGAGGTCAATATCTTCAGGGGGCACAAGGGACTTCAATTGGAAATTCTGCAGGATGGCGGTGAAGAAAAGGAACAGCTCCATGCGGGAcaaggattcacccaggcagtTCCGTTTCCCTGCAAGAAAAATATGGGTATTTTTCAAGAAGTAAGGACAGACACATCCCACTATCTCTAATCAGATGACTCCTAAGATACAACCAAAACAGTTATTTCACCTTCAATCCTTTTGGCTTGTCCATATAATCTCTGGCTTAGTATGATGTTTCTCCTCCAACCAGCCATATCACTGTCTTATATCTACTcctaaaaaaaatcctttgtatCCAACTTGCTATGGGTTTGTGATTCATCTCAATAAACATTTCAGCTGCCTTGCTATGAGATTGTGGATGGCCCATTGTCCATTTGGGAAAACCTAAGTTTGGTGTCTCTAAATCAAAAGGCAGTCAAGATCATTTCGAAATTTGTCAGTCTTGatgttatggattttgatatctagAGCTCCTTGTAAATAGGGATGCAATTCTTCAGATGACATTACCCTAATATTGGAAGACCCACAGAAGGAATTTCATAAAATGATGAACCAAGTTAGTTAATTTGAACTGGTTGCTGGACTCCTGGTAAatttacacaaaacaaaaatatccCAGATTAGCCTATGTGGATTTCCTCAAGATGGCATGAGACAATCTCCGACTAAAAATAAGGACAGGAATAAATCAAGGCTACAACCTGAACTGGTTTGAATTTACACAAATGCACTATCAGTACCAACAAGACATACACATAGGATCTGAGGAAGAAAATACagatttcaataaaatattacaaGCATGAAATACATTGCTACCTAAAAATTACGCTCTGCTGGTAAAATGAAGATGAATATATCAAAAAAAATGAATGCTAAAACGGGCCATTAATATTAActgtacaatttatttatttatttatttatttatttatttatttatttatattactcaagtgagaatgcctctggaaagtaaaaaaaataaaaacatttagaaATTACTCACTGATGGAAATCTTTTTCAAAATCACATGACACTTGTAAAAATAGCCAAAATACAGCCACAATGGAAAGGAGAATAAGGAGACCACAGAAGCCAGCTCTAAAATCAAGCATGGGATATCAACTAACAAAATTTGAGAGTGATCCTTCTCCTTATTGGTGTTTTTAGGAGAGTTCTACCTGAGGAGAAAGGCACAAAGGCCTCATTCTTCTTGAAGCGTCCATTCTCATCCAAGAAGTTCTCTGGGTTGAAAGCATTGGGGCTTTTAAACATTGTAGGGTCATGCAAGACAGTGCTGAGTATTGGGTAGACCGTCATCCCCTGGGAAAAGAAAGAGTTAGGAGCACAGAATAGCAAAATGCAGTTCCAGAACAAGTATCTGGCGCAGCAGTCTTTTGATGGAAAGATTGCGGAGCAGTTGGGTATATTGGAACTAAGCTTTACACTTGAACATGTTTGATGCTTCAGGGTACAATCttcttttgagagagaaaaaacagtaaCAGATGAGCAAACAAGCAAGCTAACTGTTCTACcaaaaaagagataaaatgaCAACTGCAAAGATTCGAGCTGAGCATCCGTAAGGCACTAAAACTGTGATTGTGGCAACCCCTGGTGGCACATGAGACTCATTTAAGTAGCCCATGAGATGAATGGAGAACACATTTATTGCCTGAGTTTAATTGCCGTCTTTGCTTGTTTCTCAGGAAtcatctgcactgctatataaaatccagattatctgctttcaactcgATTATACGGCTCTGaactttggtgctcatctccatttctaagcctaagagtagacacctccaaggtcatgtggcccgcatgactgcatggagtgctgttaccttccctccagaacggtacctattgatctactcacatttgcatgttttcgaactgctaggttggcagaagctggggctgactgcaGGAGCTCACAACACTCCCCATATTCGAAcgtgcaacctttcagtcaacaagctcagcagttcagtgcctttaatccactgtgcctcCGGAGGCTCcaatatgacaatgtagactcatataattgagtccaaagcagataatgtggattatctactttgttaatctggattatatggcagtgtagatccagccttcgaTTCATGGTCATCATTCTGTaatgtgtgcatctacactacagaaagAATGGAGTTTGCTACCAATTGTAAAATTGCAACTTCCATGACTCCATTGCATTGATTGATGTCAGACTCCATCAGTTCTGCTTTGTAAATGAACCCATTGCAGAATTAAGGGATCTATTAATTTTCTTCTAAAATTTACCAAATAATCTCTTCATAGTTATATCACATAGAACCTGTGACCTTAACCTCCAGAAATTTGTAATTGCTTTTCAAGTGGAATGTGGCTTCAAAAACAGAATATGTCAAGGTAGGAACCAAGTGTATCCAGATATAAGCTAAATGCTTCCCTTCTGTTCCCTCCCCAGCATAGAAATAGGTGTCAGGTGGAACTGGACACAACATAGGTGGGTGGTTCTTGTCCCATTGTATCAGAATTCCTaccttttcaatattttaaaaagtaaataatcgTGGCAGAGACTGGACTTATACCATCTAGACCAgaggtccctcaaactgttggagagccggattataatttgaaaaaaacatgaatgaattcctatgtacactgcacatatcttatttatagtgcaaccCTCCccccctttaaaacaatacaataattaaaattgagaacaattttaaacttattagtatttcaatgggaagtgtg
The sequence above is a segment of the Anolis sagrei isolate rAnoSag1 chromosome Y, rAnoSag1.mat, whole genome shotgun sequence genome. Coding sequences within it:
- the LOC132780568 gene encoding putative inactive cytochrome P450 2G1 codes for the protein MTVYPILSTVLHDPTMFKSPNAFNPENFLDENGRFKKNEAFVPFSSGKRNCLGESLSRMELFLFFTAILQNFQLKSLVPPEDIDLTPQMSGLGNIPPFYQLCAIPR